A window of Enoplosus armatus isolate fEnoArm2 chromosome 3, fEnoArm2.hap1, whole genome shotgun sequence contains these coding sequences:
- the tusc2b gene encoding tumor suppressor 2, mitochondrial calcium regulator b translates to MGGSGSKSKGFWPFSGSGSTDDPTKDGNEQPLARVRSFPSATPFVFTRRSSMFFDEDGDLAHEFYEETIVTKNGRKKAKLKRIQKNLTPQGILKLDHPCIHVDFPVVLCEA, encoded by the exons atgGGTGGTAGTGGCTCCAAATCCAAAGGATTTTGGCCTTTTTCTGGCTCAGGTAGTACGGACGATCCAACCAAAGATGGAAATGAGCAGCCACTGGCAAGAGTTCGAAGCTTCCCAAGTGCAACACCTTTTGTGTTTACTAGACGAAG CTCTATGTTCTTTGATGAAGATGGCGACTTGGCCCATGAGTTCTATGAAGAGACAATTGTGACAAAAAATGGACGTAAAAAGGCCAAGCTGAAGAGGATTCAAAAAAACCTAACACCTCAG GGAATTCTAAAGCTGGACCACCCTTGCATCCATGTAGATTTCCCAGTTGTCCTCTGTGAAGCCTGA